A stretch of Geomonas oryzisoli DNA encodes these proteins:
- a CDS encoding sigma-54-dependent transcriptional regulator, whose amino-acid sequence MQILIIDDERDVCTFFRRLLTRRGYQVVTAANEPEALAALEAGRFAVALVDLKLPDTDGITLLEIIKSRQPSCEVIIMTGYSTVKTAVTAMQLGAYEYLEKPFDDIDQIEQMIERAAGAGAVHGRGSAVPDEWAAVAQGVGFRVGVSPPMKRMVSLAYKVAGKDISVLIQGKTGTGKEVLARFIHAASARAGQPFIPVNCGALPENLLESELFGHEKGAFTGANQTRRGIFELANNGTLLLDEIGDATPQIQVKLLRVLETGEFMRVGGERPIKTDVRVIAATNVDLEQAIKEKTFREDLFYRLNVVRLEIPSLAERYEDIPLLAEHFVQQLNRDLRLSPGTVRLLQGYNWPGNIRELANVMRRAVVICNGDTILPEHLGGTFLAGPSAPVRSVVQPAPRVADPESFSAGGDLVEQCRSCECLDRLGADELTGMLTSLRQAQSNLLTVMRRKKIVPPLCALKDSEAETIKEALAQYDGNITDAAKALGIARNTLYRKMKELELPGR is encoded by the coding sequence ATGCAAATACTGATAATCGATGACGAGAGGGACGTGTGCACCTTTTTCCGCCGCCTGCTGACGCGCAGGGGGTACCAGGTGGTCACCGCGGCCAACGAGCCCGAGGCCCTGGCCGCGCTGGAGGCGGGACGTTTTGCCGTCGCCCTGGTCGACCTGAAACTTCCCGACACCGACGGCATCACGCTCCTCGAGATCATCAAGTCGAGGCAGCCCTCCTGCGAGGTGATCATCATGACCGGCTACTCGACGGTCAAGACCGCGGTCACCGCCATGCAGCTGGGTGCCTACGAGTACCTGGAAAAGCCCTTCGACGACATCGACCAGATCGAGCAAATGATCGAGCGTGCCGCAGGCGCCGGTGCCGTGCACGGCAGGGGGAGTGCCGTCCCCGACGAGTGGGCAGCGGTGGCCCAGGGGGTCGGTTTCCGGGTCGGCGTGTCGCCCCCGATGAAGAGGATGGTGTCGCTCGCCTACAAGGTGGCCGGCAAGGATATCTCCGTCCTGATCCAGGGGAAGACCGGCACCGGCAAGGAAGTGCTGGCGCGTTTCATCCACGCCGCCTCCGCCCGCGCCGGCCAGCCCTTCATTCCGGTCAACTGCGGCGCGCTCCCGGAGAATCTGCTCGAAAGCGAACTGTTCGGGCACGAAAAGGGTGCCTTCACCGGCGCCAACCAGACCCGGCGCGGCATCTTTGAGCTGGCCAACAACGGCACCCTTCTCTTGGACGAGATCGGCGACGCCACGCCCCAGATCCAGGTGAAACTGTTGCGGGTGCTCGAAACCGGCGAGTTCATGAGGGTAGGGGGGGAGCGTCCCATCAAGACCGACGTCAGGGTGATCGCCGCCACCAACGTCGACCTGGAGCAGGCCATCAAGGAGAAGACCTTCCGCGAAGACCTCTTTTACCGGCTCAACGTCGTGCGCCTGGAGATCCCGTCTCTTGCCGAGCGCTACGAGGATATCCCGCTTCTGGCAGAGCACTTCGTGCAGCAGTTGAACCGGGACCTGAGGCTTTCTCCCGGCACCGTGCGGCTGCTGCAGGGGTACAACTGGCCGGGCAACATTCGCGAACTCGCCAACGTGATGCGGCGGGCGGTGGTGATCTGTAACGGCGACACCATCCTTCCCGAACACCTGGGGGGGACCTTTCTGGCCGGCCCTTCCGCGCCTGTGCGTTCCGTCGTGCAGCCGGCGCCGCGAGTCGCCGATCCCGAGTCCTTTTCGGCGGGAGGCGACCTCGTCGAGCAGTGTCGCAGCTGCGAATGCCTGGACCGGTTGGGTGCCGACGAACTGACCGGTATGCTCACCTCCCTGCGCCAGGCCCAGTCCAATCTGCTCACCGTGATGCGCAGGAAGAAGATCGTTCCGCCGCTGTGCGCCTTGAAGGACTCCGAGGCCGAGACCATCAAGGAAGCCTTGGCCCAATACGACGGCAACATCACCGATGCCGCCAAGGCATTAGGGATCGCGCGGAACACCTTATACAGGAAGATGAAGGAGCTGGAGCTTCCGGGGCGGTAG
- a CDS encoding ATP-binding protein, which yields MKNRGKLLEQLTGVDSSKLNYYVELKKRNQDVLKQNSRLEILQQLTRDINIDMSIGDIIERAFRKLPEALPCDFLALAKLTEGKLKLIAMAPRDFSDQGYIPKQSILWNAFRDKGATSYNPMLDPLCLAQVTRKHTEPLRSLAAAPLFERSSVTGLLLLGSTIDAAYARAELNFVQHLADQLAISMQNARLYKQVSRAKKEWEATFRAVTDPIFLIDTDYNVLLHNGQLPPGMSNAFNQAISNKCFAKLRGGTEPCQNCPIQEIKETGKPVFQQWNTPEGEFLELSYYPVFNEEKQLAAVTIIMKDVTKKLKMEAQLVQSAKMVALGVMAAGVAHELNSPMTVIIGTAQMLARDLQGEEDSERGEALSDIINCGLRCKRIIQNLLTFSRQDQAPFSPIDLNAEAERVLDMIQYQINRSQIAIFEHFDRDLPKINANGPQIQQVLTNFLINARDALTEVDGKEKVIEVSTSLRVDGKQRLAVLSVSDNGIGIAPENVSKIFTPFYTSKEASKGTGLGLSVSLGIAESHHGNIEVESTLGQGSCFSLVLPVDESNDQ from the coding sequence GTGAAAAACAGGGGCAAACTCCTCGAACAGCTGACCGGTGTCGACTCCTCCAAGCTCAACTACTACGTCGAGCTCAAGAAGAGGAACCAGGACGTTCTCAAGCAGAACAGCCGCCTGGAGATACTGCAGCAGCTGACCCGCGACATCAACATCGACATGTCCATCGGCGACATCATCGAGAGGGCCTTCCGGAAGCTCCCCGAGGCGCTCCCCTGCGACTTCCTGGCGCTGGCGAAGCTCACCGAGGGAAAGCTCAAGCTGATCGCCATGGCGCCGCGCGACTTCAGCGATCAAGGCTATATTCCGAAGCAGTCCATCCTCTGGAACGCATTCAGGGACAAGGGGGCGACCAGCTACAACCCGATGCTGGACCCGCTCTGCCTGGCCCAGGTGACCAGGAAACACACCGAGCCGCTGCGCTCCCTCGCCGCGGCCCCGCTGTTTGAACGTTCATCGGTTACGGGCCTTTTGCTCCTGGGGAGCACCATCGACGCGGCCTACGCCCGTGCCGAACTGAACTTCGTGCAGCACCTGGCCGACCAGCTCGCCATCAGCATGCAGAACGCGCGGCTGTACAAGCAGGTCTCCCGCGCCAAGAAGGAATGGGAAGCGACCTTCCGCGCCGTCACCGATCCCATCTTCCTCATCGATACCGATTACAACGTGCTGCTGCACAACGGCCAGCTCCCCCCGGGCATGAGCAACGCCTTCAACCAGGCCATCAGCAACAAGTGCTTCGCCAAACTGAGGGGCGGGACCGAGCCCTGCCAGAACTGCCCCATCCAGGAGATCAAGGAGACCGGAAAGCCGGTGTTCCAACAGTGGAACACCCCGGAGGGTGAATTCCTCGAGCTCTCCTACTACCCCGTGTTCAACGAGGAGAAGCAGCTCGCCGCGGTCACCATCATCATGAAGGACGTGACCAAGAAGCTGAAGATGGAGGCGCAGCTGGTGCAGTCCGCCAAGATGGTGGCGCTGGGTGTGATGGCGGCCGGCGTCGCCCACGAGCTGAACAGCCCCATGACGGTGATCATCGGGACCGCGCAGATGCTCGCCCGCGACCTGCAGGGGGAGGAGGATTCCGAGCGCGGCGAGGCGCTTTCCGACATCATCAACTGCGGTCTGCGCTGCAAGCGCATCATCCAGAACCTGCTGACCTTCTCGCGCCAGGACCAGGCCCCGTTCTCGCCGATCGACCTGAACGCCGAGGCGGAGCGGGTGCTGGACATGATCCAGTACCAGATCAACCGCAGCCAGATCGCCATCTTCGAGCACTTCGACCGCGACCTCCCCAAGATCAACGCCAACGGGCCGCAGATCCAGCAGGTGCTGACCAACTTCCTGATCAACGCGCGCGACGCGCTCACCGAGGTGGACGGCAAGGAGAAGGTGATCGAGGTTTCCACCTCGCTGCGGGTGGACGGGAAGCAGCGCTTGGCCGTCCTCAGCGTTTCCGACAACGGCATCGGCATCGCGCCCGAGAACGTTTCCAAGATATTCACCCCGTTTTACACGAGCAAGGAGGCCAGCAAGGGGACCGGCCTCGGTCTCTCGGTCAGCCTGGGCATCGCCGAATCGCACCACGGCAACATCGAGGTGGAAAGCACCTTGGGGCAGGGGAGCTGTTTCAGCCTCGTCCTGCCGGTAGATGAAAGCAACGACCAATAG